Proteins encoded together in one Hymenobacter monticola window:
- a CDS encoding RtcB family protein, whose protein sequence is MANSLRGNDLRNLGFPEGRAIGLALAQLQRKHLKKLSQTDQLALLGQLLANPNDYLMHLDWSHTAAALLPPPNRHIGLVERKDYAVFGAEHIDPSAIHQMETAMKLPVTVAGALMPDAHHGYGLPIGGVLATDNAVIPYAVGVDIGCRMALSVFDLPPKYLTQRTQELRSLLLENTRFGSGRGWERGQRLDHAVLDRPEFQEIPFLRNKLDKAAEQVGTSGSGNHFVEFGIVEITEAENELGVPVGQYLGVLSHSGSRGLGAGIAERYTKLAKDVCQLPGEAQHLAWLGLDTEAGQEYWAAMTLAGDYASACHEQIHRRLAKALGEKPLAKVENHHNFAWKERLADGREVITHRKGATPAGAGVLGIIPGSMTAPGFIVRGRGVAESLASASHGAGRLMSRTRAKAELGEGQVRKYLAEHGIELIGGGLDEAPQAYKDIRAVMASQRELVDVLGSFTPKIVRMDGA, encoded by the coding sequence ATGGCCAATTCATTACGCGGCAACGACCTCCGAAACCTCGGTTTCCCCGAAGGTCGGGCCATCGGGCTCGCGCTGGCTCAATTGCAGCGCAAGCACCTCAAAAAACTCTCCCAAACCGACCAGCTGGCCTTGCTAGGTCAGCTCTTAGCCAATCCCAACGACTACCTCATGCACCTCGATTGGAGCCACACGGCCGCGGCCCTGCTGCCCCCGCCTAACCGCCACATCGGCCTGGTCGAGCGCAAAGACTACGCTGTGTTCGGGGCCGAGCATATCGACCCCAGCGCCATCCACCAAATGGAAACGGCCATGAAACTGCCCGTGACCGTGGCCGGCGCGCTCATGCCCGACGCCCACCACGGCTACGGCCTGCCCATCGGCGGCGTGCTGGCCACGGACAACGCCGTGATTCCCTATGCCGTGGGCGTTGACATTGGCTGCCGTATGGCGCTGTCGGTGTTCGATTTACCGCCCAAGTACCTCACGCAGCGCACCCAGGAGTTGCGCAGCCTGCTGCTCGAAAACACCCGTTTCGGCAGCGGCCGGGGCTGGGAGCGGGGCCAGCGCCTCGACCACGCCGTGCTCGACCGGCCCGAGTTTCAGGAAATTCCTTTCCTGCGCAACAAGCTCGACAAAGCTGCCGAGCAAGTGGGGACTTCCGGCTCCGGCAACCACTTCGTGGAGTTCGGCATTGTCGAAATCACCGAAGCGGAAAACGAGCTGGGTGTGCCCGTGGGCCAGTACCTGGGCGTGCTCTCGCACTCCGGCTCGCGGGGCCTGGGCGCGGGCATTGCCGAGCGCTACACCAAGCTCGCTAAGGACGTGTGCCAGCTGCCCGGCGAAGCCCAGCACCTCGCCTGGCTCGGCCTCGACACCGAAGCCGGCCAGGAATACTGGGCCGCCATGACGCTGGCCGGCGACTACGCCTCGGCCTGCCACGAGCAGATTCACCGTCGCCTGGCCAAAGCCCTCGGCGAGAAGCCCCTGGCGAAGGTGGAAAACCACCACAACTTCGCCTGGAAAGAACGCCTGGCCGATGGCCGCGAGGTTATCACCCACCGCAAGGGGGCCACGCCGGCCGGCGCGGGCGTGCTCGGCATCATTCCCGGCTCGATGACGGCCCCCGGCTTCATCGTGCGCGGCCGGGGCGTGGCCGAGTCGCTGGCTTCGGCTTCGCACGGGGCCGGGCGGCTGATGTCGCGCACCCGGGCCAAGGCCGAATTGGGCGAAGGCCAGGTGCGCAAGTACCTCGCCGAGCACGGCATCGAGCTCATCGGCGGCGGGCTGGATGAGGCCCCGCAGGCCTACAAGGACATCCGCGCCGTGATGGCCAGCCAGCGCGAGCTGGTGGATGTGCTGGGCTCCTTCACGCCGAAAATCGTGCGCATGGACGGGGCGTGA
- a CDS encoding RtcB family protein translates to MANQLRGNDLRKIGFPEGPAINRALNVLAQKEFKKMDKGSALALLKQIKDDPFKYVRDENWRPVAEQLVPQPSRDVALNPAIKDYRRYGNDFIEDGARRQMDVAMQLPITLDGALMPDAHQGYGLPIGGVLAADNAVIPYGVGMDIGCRMALSVFELPPKYLEQRRDELRKLLLHHTKFGNKEVFKKVNMDDPIFDRPEFREIAVARQKRESAVKQLGSSGSGNHFVEFGLVDITEVKNDLGLPVGQYMGVLSHSGSRGLGAAIAQHYTKVAMDKCPLPHEARHLAWLSLDSQEGQEYWAAMNLAGDYASACHHDIHRRLSQALGEKPLAQVENHHNFAWKEVLADGRTAIVHRKGATPAGAGVLGIIPGSMTAPGFIVRGRGERESLNSASHGAGRRLSRTQAKAKITEGELRRELRDHGVDLMGGGLDEAPAAYKDIRQVMAHQQDLVDVLGSFTPKIVRMDGA, encoded by the coding sequence ATGGCAAACCAACTTCGCGGCAACGACCTCCGCAAAATCGGCTTCCCCGAAGGCCCGGCCATCAACCGCGCCCTCAATGTGCTGGCTCAAAAGGAATTTAAAAAGATGGACAAAGGGAGCGCCCTGGCCCTGCTCAAGCAAATCAAGGACGACCCGTTCAAGTACGTGCGCGATGAAAACTGGCGCCCGGTGGCCGAGCAACTAGTGCCCCAGCCCAGCCGCGACGTGGCCCTGAACCCCGCCATCAAAGACTACCGCCGCTACGGCAACGACTTCATCGAGGACGGCGCCCGGCGGCAGATGGACGTGGCCATGCAGCTGCCCATCACCCTCGACGGCGCGCTCATGCCCGATGCCCACCAGGGCTACGGCCTGCCCATTGGTGGGGTGCTGGCGGCCGACAACGCCGTAATTCCCTACGGCGTGGGCATGGACATTGGCTGCCGCATGGCGCTGTCGGTGTTCGAGCTGCCGCCCAAGTACTTGGAGCAGCGCCGCGACGAGCTGCGCAAGCTGCTGCTGCACCACACCAAGTTCGGCAACAAGGAGGTCTTCAAAAAGGTGAATATGGACGACCCCATTTTCGACCGGCCAGAATTCCGGGAAATTGCCGTGGCGCGCCAGAAGCGCGAGTCGGCCGTGAAGCAGCTGGGCTCCTCCGGCTCCGGCAACCACTTCGTGGAGTTCGGCCTGGTAGATATTACCGAGGTAAAAAACGACCTGGGCCTACCCGTGGGACAGTATATGGGTGTGCTTTCGCACAGCGGCTCGCGCGGCCTGGGTGCGGCCATTGCGCAACACTACACCAAAGTGGCCATGGACAAGTGCCCGCTGCCGCATGAGGCGCGGCACCTGGCCTGGCTCTCGCTCGACTCGCAGGAGGGGCAGGAGTACTGGGCCGCCATGAATCTGGCCGGCGACTACGCCTCGGCCTGCCACCACGACATTCACCGCCGCCTCAGCCAGGCGCTGGGCGAGAAGCCACTGGCGCAGGTCGAAAACCACCACAACTTTGCCTGGAAGGAAGTGCTGGCCGACGGCCGCACGGCCATCGTACACCGCAAGGGCGCCACGCCGGCCGGCGCGGGTGTGCTGGGCATCATCCCCGGCTCGATGACGGCCCCCGGCTTCATTGTGCGCGGCCGGGGCGAGCGGGAGTCGCTCAACTCGGCTTCGCACGGGGCCGGGCGGCGCCTCTCGCGCACGCAGGCCAAGGCCAAAATCACCGAAGGCGAATTACGCCGCGAGCTGCGCGACCACGGCGTGGACCTCATGGGCGGCGGCCTCGACGAAGCGCCCGCCGCTTACAAAGACATCCGGCAGGTGATGGCCCACCAGCAGGATTTGGTGGACGTGTTGGGCTCCTTCACTCCCAAAATAGTGCGCATGGATGGCGCCTAA
- a CDS encoding C1 family peptidase produces MSANAPAGSAGRSAKYAGGPVTGRPGIGNQHGTVRSKRKEEDWTVFDALKQGLLREEFPAEIDHRKDEADWNDIMWQGDTSSCVGWASTDSLLRWHFIKANLLDKSLSLSARFTWMAAKETDKEVAFPETFIESAGTPLKAALNVLKKYGCVLEDDFPFYSSPQDGTTGLFMVRGMDTQEFYAKAAQYRLKSYYSLVIDEKPNIDHLRMWISQQGPILVMSDLDANFRELYHGKTTLDTYDTSTVVVDRGHAFALVGYTPDHFIIRNTWGTAWGDKGYAYATNAYVAAAICEGYGICI; encoded by the coding sequence ATGTCAGCAAATGCACCGGCGGGTTCGGCCGGAAGAAGCGCAAAATACGCGGGCGGCCCGGTGACGGGGCGGCCCGGCATCGGCAACCAGCACGGCACCGTCCGGTCGAAGCGGAAGGAAGAGGACTGGACCGTTTTCGACGCGCTCAAGCAGGGCTTGCTGCGGGAAGAGTTTCCGGCCGAAATAGACCACCGGAAGGACGAGGCCGACTGGAACGACATCATGTGGCAAGGCGACACCAGCTCGTGCGTGGGCTGGGCCTCGACGGATTCGCTGTTGCGGTGGCATTTTATAAAAGCCAACCTATTGGATAAGAGCCTGTCGCTTTCGGCACGCTTCACTTGGATGGCGGCCAAGGAGACGGACAAAGAAGTTGCCTTTCCCGAAACGTTTATCGAAAGCGCGGGCACGCCGCTGAAAGCAGCGTTGAATGTGCTGAAAAAATACGGTTGCGTGCTCGAGGATGACTTTCCGTTTTATAGCTCCCCCCAGGACGGCACCACCGGCCTCTTCATGGTGCGCGGAATGGATACGCAGGAGTTTTACGCCAAAGCCGCGCAGTACCGCCTGAAGAGCTACTACAGCCTGGTGATAGATGAGAAGCCCAACATAGACCACCTGCGCATGTGGATTTCCCAGCAGGGCCCCATCCTGGTAATGTCTGACCTGGATGCCAACTTTCGGGAACTGTACCACGGCAAAACGACCCTTGACACCTACGATACGTCCACGGTAGTGGTGGACCGGGGGCATGCTTTTGCGCTGGTAGGGTATACCCCCGACCACTTTATCATTCGCAATACGTGGGGCACCGCGTGGGGCGACAAGGGCTATGCCTACGCCACCAACGCGTATGTGGCAGCCGCCATTTGCGAAGGATACGGCATCTGCATCTGA
- a CDS encoding DUF4394 domain-containing protein, whose protein sequence is MYTPLLSPRRASRLVSFALGAVLLLTGLAARAQTTLYGLGTLTRNVSAGNPFFPPGGVVGDQGLTTFDPVSGSPIAFPLRFVGLRSDEKLVGIAFRPSTGQLYGLARTSTDEVQLYIVNTYASGAPGTAQQYDAQVTPVNPVTAPRTSLALGGPTERVSFSFNPVADLVRVVSTNNANYRLSPTNGAVVTTGGADGPLAYAAGDPRASTDPRIQTVAYTNAFRGSTSTVLYDVDVRNQPSAPFGILSSQNPPNVGTLNTIDSVRIQNNGNFFGITPASLISIDTYWNGTYNKGYLVEVTSPNTSGQSGTNLYDFSLPASLTSPNDPANTYPPGSATSKRLLVDNSPFRPLNIIDFAIAPRATIVSLSPPSAEVGTPGLTLTVNGTAFIQGATVQFNGSDRPTTFVSVQQLTVTLTAADLATVGAYNVTVTNPPFPNEPPSAPAIFNVTPPCAAPTNLAASNVTSTSATVSFTGNGSATSYTVTTSPVTTTQTLPATATSVNLTGLTPGTGYTVSITTTCPSGTTAPATVSFTTTNAAPTITSLSPASVTAGAAAQTLTVNGTGFISSSTVSFNGNTRATTLVSATQLTIQLTAADQATPGTYNVTVTTPAPGGGTSAPATFIVNAPAVCNAPSGLASSNVTSTSATVTFTGSGTATGYTVTTSPATTPQTLPAGATSVNFTGLTPSTAYTVSIVSNCAAGATSSAATTSFTTSAAPLTDLTVNTPQNVQGSYNNVTVTSTGIANLTGTLNVAGTLTVQTGGGLVQNCQLVTGTGSFVLQAGANLVICDPAGITASGATGAIQLSPRSFSPDASYAYNNPGTAQVTGSGLPSRVLNLVVANPAGLTLSQALSLTQVLRLQAGNLNTNSQALTLLSSAAGTAIVDNAGGAVNGTATVQRYITSNLNAGPGYRHYSSPVSGNTVADFATAGFTPVVYPPYNTSPTPPLVPTFPNIFTYDQSRLNLTNTSPEFDKGFQSPNNTSDPIAVATGYTVNIAASALVDFTGTLNTGTYPRTGLARGPQATAGWQFLGNPYPSAINYDVVRTNSTGIENALYVFKSNGQYTGSYTSYVNGQSTNTGTNVLPVAQGFFVRVAAGQTGTVNFTNSSRLTTYDNTLFQRTTADTRPRLTLSLGTASLRAQTVTYFEAGATAAFDAAFDAHYLPATNGLTLAIETPTGEHLSISGQPALTGADVVLPLQLAVATAGTYTLAVDDLDNLPAGYHAYLRDALAGTYTDLGTTPTVSLTLAANAAPGGRYAVVFTTQARVLATAPAALAKLANVYPNPAHGSATLLLPVALRGTQATAVSVVDNLGRTVLTRTLAAGAAETLELPLGGLATGVYSVQARTASGLVVKRLVVE, encoded by the coding sequence ATGTACACACCCCTACTTTCGCCCCGGCGAGCAAGTCGATTGGTAAGCTTCGCCCTGGGGGCGGTGCTTTTGCTGACGGGCCTGGCTGCGCGGGCCCAAACCACCCTCTACGGGCTGGGAACCCTGACCCGAAACGTATCCGCAGGCAACCCCTTCTTTCCTCCGGGGGGCGTTGTGGGCGACCAGGGCCTGACCACCTTTGACCCGGTCTCGGGCAGCCCGATTGCCTTTCCCCTGCGCTTCGTGGGACTGCGGAGCGATGAAAAGCTGGTGGGCATTGCGTTTCGCCCCAGCACCGGGCAACTGTATGGCCTGGCCCGTACCAGCACCGACGAAGTTCAACTCTACATTGTGAACACCTACGCGTCGGGGGCACCGGGCACGGCGCAGCAGTACGACGCGCAGGTGACCCCGGTGAATCCGGTTACGGCGCCCCGCACCTCCCTGGCGCTGGGCGGGCCGACCGAACGGGTGTCGTTCAGCTTCAACCCGGTGGCTGATTTGGTCCGGGTGGTGAGCACCAACAACGCCAACTACCGCCTCAGCCCCACCAACGGCGCCGTGGTGACCACCGGCGGGGCCGACGGCCCGCTCGCCTACGCGGCCGGCGACCCCCGGGCCAGCACCGACCCGCGCATCCAAACCGTAGCTTACACCAACGCCTTCCGGGGCAGCACCAGCACGGTGCTCTACGACGTGGACGTGCGCAACCAGCCCAGTGCGCCCTTCGGCATACTATCGAGCCAGAACCCGCCGAACGTGGGCACTTTGAATACCATCGATTCGGTGCGGATTCAGAACAATGGCAACTTTTTTGGCATTACCCCGGCCTCGCTTATCAGCATCGACACTTACTGGAACGGCACCTACAACAAGGGCTATTTGGTGGAAGTGACTTCGCCCAACACCAGCGGCCAGTCGGGCACCAACCTGTATGATTTCTCGCTGCCCGCCAGCCTGACTTCGCCCAACGACCCGGCCAACACTTATCCGCCCGGCTCGGCCACGAGCAAGCGGTTGCTGGTTGATAACAGCCCTTTCCGGCCTTTGAATATTATCGATTTTGCCATTGCTCCGCGGGCTACCATCGTCAGCCTTTCGCCTCCTTCGGCCGAGGTGGGCACGCCGGGCCTAACGCTGACCGTGAACGGCACGGCCTTTATCCAGGGGGCCACGGTGCAGTTTAACGGGTCCGACCGCCCGACCACCTTCGTGTCGGTGCAACAGCTGACGGTGACGCTGACGGCCGCCGACCTGGCCACGGTGGGCGCCTACAACGTGACCGTGACCAACCCGCCGTTCCCCAACGAGCCGCCGTCGGCACCAGCCATCTTCAACGTGACGCCGCCCTGCGCGGCCCCCACCAACCTGGCGGCCAGCAACGTGACCAGCACCTCGGCCACGGTTTCGTTTACGGGCAATGGCTCGGCCACGAGCTACACCGTGACGACTTCGCCGGTCACCACTACCCAAACCCTGCCCGCCACGGCCACCTCGGTGAACCTCACCGGCCTCACGCCTGGCACCGGCTACACGGTGAGCATTACTACTACCTGCCCCAGCGGCACCACCGCCCCGGCCACGGTGAGCTTCACCACCACCAACGCCGCGCCCACCATCACCAGCCTTTCACCGGCCTCGGTGACGGCCGGGGCCGCTGCCCAAACGCTGACCGTGAACGGCACGGGCTTCATCAGCAGCTCGACGGTGAGCTTCAACGGCAATACGCGGGCTACCACGTTGGTGTCGGCCACGCAGCTTACCATTCAACTCACGGCGGCCGACCAGGCCACGCCCGGCACCTACAATGTGACCGTGACCACGCCCGCCCCGGGCGGTGGCACGTCGGCCCCGGCCACGTTCATCGTGAATGCGCCAGCAGTCTGCAACGCACCCTCGGGCCTGGCCTCCAGCAACGTAACCAGCACCTCGGCCACGGTAACCTTCACGGGCAGCGGCACGGCTACGGGCTACACCGTCACGACTTCGCCGGCCACGACGCCCCAAACGCTGCCGGCCGGGGCTACCTCGGTGAACTTCACCGGCCTCACGCCCAGCACGGCTTACACCGTGAGCATTGTGAGCAACTGCGCAGCCGGTGCTACTTCCAGCGCTGCCACGACTAGCTTCACGACCAGCGCCGCGCCGCTGACCGACCTGACCGTGAACACGCCGCAAAACGTGCAGGGCAGCTACAACAACGTGACCGTGACGAGCACCGGCATTGCCAACCTGACCGGCACCCTGAATGTGGCCGGCACCCTGACCGTACAAACCGGCGGCGGCCTAGTGCAGAACTGCCAGTTGGTGACGGGCACCGGTAGCTTCGTGCTGCAGGCCGGCGCTAACCTCGTGATTTGCGACCCGGCCGGCATCACGGCCTCGGGCGCAACGGGCGCCATTCAACTGAGCCCCCGTAGCTTCAGCCCCGATGCCAGCTATGCCTACAACAACCCCGGCACCGCCCAGGTGACGGGCTCGGGCTTGCCGAGTCGTGTGCTCAACCTGGTGGTGGCCAACCCGGCCGGCCTCACGCTGAGCCAGGCCTTGAGCTTGACGCAGGTACTGCGCCTGCAAGCCGGCAACCTCAATACCAACAGCCAGGCCCTGACGCTGCTGTCGTCGGCCGCGGGCACGGCCATCGTAGATAACGCCGGCGGTGCGGTGAACGGCACGGCTACTGTACAGCGCTACATTACCTCCAACTTGAACGCCGGACCCGGCTACCGCCACTACAGTTCGCCGGTGAGCGGCAACACGGTGGCCGACTTCGCCACTGCGGGCTTCACCCCGGTGGTCTATCCGCCCTACAACACCAGCCCCACCCCGCCCCTGGTGCCGACCTTCCCCAATATCTTCACCTATGACCAGTCGCGCCTGAACCTCACCAACACCTCGCCGGAATTTGATAAGGGCTTCCAGTCGCCGAATAACACCAGCGACCCCATTGCGGTAGCTACCGGCTACACGGTAAACATCGCCGCCTCGGCGTTGGTCGATTTCACTGGCACGCTTAATACGGGCACCTACCCGCGCACCGGCTTGGCCCGGGGCCCGCAGGCCACGGCCGGCTGGCAGTTCCTGGGCAACCCCTACCCGTCGGCCATCAACTACGACGTGGTGCGTACCAACTCGACTGGGATAGAAAACGCGCTGTATGTGTTCAAAAGCAACGGCCAGTACACGGGCTCCTACACCAGCTATGTGAACGGCCAAAGCACCAACACCGGCACCAACGTGCTGCCGGTGGCCCAGGGCTTCTTTGTGCGGGTGGCTGCCGGGCAAACCGGCACGGTGAATTTCACCAATAGCAGCCGCCTCACCACGTACGACAACACGCTCTTCCAGCGCACTACCGCCGACACCCGCCCGCGCCTGACCTTGTCGCTGGGCACGGCCAGCCTGCGCGCACAAACCGTGACGTACTTTGAGGCCGGCGCTACCGCCGCCTTCGACGCCGCCTTTGACGCTCACTACCTGCCGGCCACCAACGGCCTGACGCTGGCCATCGAAACGCCCACGGGCGAGCACCTTTCCATCAGCGGCCAGCCGGCCCTGACCGGCGCCGACGTGGTGCTGCCCCTGCAACTGGCTGTGGCCACCGCCGGCACCTACACCCTGGCCGTGGATGACCTCGACAACCTGCCCGCCGGCTACCACGCCTACCTGCGCGACGCCCTCGCCGGCACCTACACCGACCTGGGCACCACGCCCACGGTGAGCCTGACGCTGGCTGCCAACGCCGCCCCCGGTGGCCGCTACGCCGTGGTGTTCACCACGCAGGCTCGTGTGCTGGCTACGGCGCCGGCCGCCCTGGCCAAGCTGGCCAATGTGTACCCCAACCCGGCCCACGGCTCGGCCACGCTGCTGCTGCCGGTGGCCCTGCGCGGCACCCAGGCCACGGCCGTGTCGGTGGTCGACAACCTGGGCCGCACCGTGCTGACCCGTACGCTGGCCGCCGGTGCTGCCGAAACGCTGGAGCTGCCCTTGGGCGGTCTGGCCACGGGCGTGTACTCGGTGCAGGCCCGCACGGCCTCCGGCTTGGTGGTGAAGCGTCTGGTGGTGGAATAA
- a CDS encoding MOSC domain-containing protein has translation MAFPFFGDDKSTVARLLATLPQTGRLEWIGQRPVRRQALVSVAEAELKTDSHLLGDHARPKTGGKRQVTLIQHEHLAAVAGFLGLPAPLDPARLRRNLVVSGLNLLALKNRQIQIGEEVILDITGECHPCSRMEEELGPGGYNAMRGHGGLTAHIAQGGIIRVGDVVRVLA, from the coding sequence ATGGCATTCCCTTTTTTTGGCGATGATAAGTCGACCGTGGCCCGCCTGCTGGCCACCCTGCCCCAAACCGGCCGCCTGGAGTGGATTGGGCAACGCCCCGTGCGCCGACAGGCATTGGTGTCGGTGGCCGAAGCCGAGCTGAAAACCGACTCGCACCTGCTCGGCGACCACGCCCGGCCCAAGACTGGCGGCAAGCGGCAGGTCACGCTCATTCAGCACGAGCACCTGGCGGCGGTGGCCGGGTTTCTGGGGCTGCCGGCGCCGCTCGACCCGGCCCGCCTGCGGCGCAACCTGGTGGTGAGCGGCCTCAACCTGCTAGCCCTGAAAAACCGCCAGATTCAAATCGGCGAGGAAGTCATTCTCGACATCACCGGCGAGTGCCACCCCTGCTCGCGCATGGAAGAAGAGCTGGGCCCGGGCGGGTACAACGCCATGCGCGGCCACGGCGGCCTTACGGCCCACATCGCTCAGGGCGGCATCATTCGGGTGGGCGATGTGGTGCGGGTGTTGGCCTGA